A genome region from Eurosta solidaginis isolate ZX-2024a chromosome 2, ASM4086904v1, whole genome shotgun sequence includes the following:
- the tank gene encoding etoposide-induced protein 2.4 homolog isoform X2: MGAIKNIALGIVYGLLDSIKGVSLLLYIDAEIHKINAEEEAEKQRRLKERERRNQRSHSPTPSSAAAMAREELKDLLVREQEERFPNERSLNSILKKQSNEPKPEKKIAKQVVQCCLLNGGFAWLSIIIFEQGITPFVKLCANIILSNNSLAMKTIWTWVQIAISILFFMMWMLPIFLLSKICSSIWFTDIANSAYRVRKGKPQMIPNASKFVADLIFSFIIQIFFLGQSMLMNLLPIPFLGNALYYLHLCLLYTLYSFEYKWINMGWELHRRLSYIENNWPYFLGFGLPLTILTNMTDSIIVSSCIFSIFFPLFLLSSNEAIPIVDTTNVPMRLFTPVIFVSNLLFTRGRPPKIKAAKLAQQKQQLLLQQERQLQEHILIQQRIEEEYLGRSQSRQSERGESTDGSSQQSQQQRPQSARVRQSPSPQAGPFRYQQPPSQPRVSSITRTAPPHVFAEQSHFMSSVPSMASTASASSSAHIAQTVHRR; encoded by the exons ATGGGAGCAATCAAA AATATTGCGCTGGGTATAGTATATGGTTTACTTGATAGCATAAAAGGAGTTTCACTATTACTCTATATTGATGCGGAAATACACAAAATAAATGCCGAGGAAGAAGCAGAAAAACAGCGCCGTCTAAAAGAAAGAGAAAGGCGCAATCAAAGAAGTCACTCACCAACGCCATCCTCAGCAGCGGCGATGGCGCGTGAGGAGTTAAAAGACTTACTAGTGCGTGAACAAGAAGAAAGATTTCCCAATGAACGCAGTTTAAATAGTATATTAAAAAAGCAATCCAATGAACCAAAACC ggagaaaaaaattgccaaacaaGTTGTACAATGTTGTCTACTAAATGGCGGGTTCGCATGGTTAAGTATAATCATTTTCGAGCAAGGAATAACACCTTTCGTCAAATTATGCGCAAATATAATACTAAGTAATAATTCTTTAGCCATGAAAACAATATGGACATGGGTGCAAATAGCAATATCAATCTTATTCTTTATGATGTGGATGCTGCCCATATTTTTGTTGAGTAAAATTTGCAGTTCAATATGGTTTACTGATATAGCAAATTCGGCCTATCGTGTACGCAAAGGCAAACCACAAATGATACCAAACGCTAGCAAATTTGTTGCAGATTTAATATTCAGTTttataatacaaatattttttctcgGACAAAGTATGCTGATGAATTTATTGCCTATACCTTTTTTGGGTAACGCGTTATACTATCTGCATTTATGTCTACTCTACACGCTGTACTCGTTCGAATATAAATGGATTAATATGGGTTGGGAGTTACATCGTCGTCTTAGTTACATCGAAAATAATTGGCCATATTTTTTGGGATTTGGCTTACCGCTGACTATACTTACGAATATGACAGACTCGATTATAGTCAGCTCATgcatattttcaatatttttcccACTTTTTTTGTTGAGCAGCAACGAAGCTATACCGATAGTTGATACAAC CAATGTTCCCATGCGCTTATTTACGCCCGTCATATTTGTTTCAAATTTACTGTTCACGCGTGGCCGTCCACCGAAGATAAAAGCCGCGAAATtagcacaacaaaaacaacaattgttATTACAGCAGGAACGTCAACTTCAAGAGCATATATTGATACAGCAACGTATTGAAGAAGAATATCTCGGACGTAGTCAAAGTCGTCAGTCAGAGCGTGGAGAAAGTACTGATGGATCCTCACAGCAATCACAACAACAACGTCCACAATCCGCACGTGTCAGGCAGTCACCGTCACCGCAAGCTGGACCATTTCGCTACCAACAACCGCCATCGCAACCGCGCGTTTCATCGATAACGCGGACAGCGCCGCCGCATGTTTTCGCCGAACAAAGTCATTTTATGAGTAGTGTACCATCGATGGCTTCTACAGCGTCTGCGAGCTCATCAGCACATATAGCACAAACTGTGCATCGTAGGTAG
- the LOC137241217 gene encoding kelch domain-containing protein 3: MRWITHLDGGPRRVNHAAAGVGDKIYSFGGFCTGDEYRLNECIDVHVLNTVTLRWALVPPKRDDNGLPLKYPDVPFQRYGHTVVAYGDKIYMWGGRNDEQLCNVLYCFDPQTLSWSRPDVRGCIPCARDGHSACVLDHCMFIFGGFLDEIYEFSCDVHCLDFRTMEWRYVQTFGAPPSYRDFHSAAAIYGRMYIFGGRGDKHSPYHSQEEMYCPEIVFLDMKTKMWHRPSTTGKVPVGRRSHSMFIYNGLIHIFGGYNGLLEQHFNDFYTFDPKTNCWSLIKPLGRPPTARRRQVCIVKDTHMFLFGGTSPHPLDNANLIDHNDTNLLDFEPSLRTLAILAVIDYRLDTTWLPKKLKEEIRLLTQPNSLTRPLNHAG, from the exons ATGCGATGGATTACACACTTAGATGGTGGGCCACGTCGCGTCAATCATGCTGCAGCCGGTGTTGGTGATAAAATATACTCATTTGGGGGTTTTTGCACTGGTGACGAATATCGTCTTAATGAATGTATCGATGTACATGTGCTTAATACAGTTACATTACGCTGGGCGCTAGTACCACCAAAACGTGATGATAATGGTTTGCCACTTAAATATCCTGATGTGCCGTTTCAACG TTATGGCCACACTGTTGTTGCATACGGCGACAAAATATATATGTGGGGTGGTCGTAATGATGAACAACTCTGTAATGTGCTCTATTGCTTCGATCCACAAACCTTAAGTTGGTCACGCCCCGACGTTAGAGGCTGTATACCGTGTGCACGCGATGGTCATTCAGCATGCGTTTTAGATCACTGCATGTTTATATTTGGTGGTTTTCTGGACGAAATTTATGAATTTTCATGTGATGTTCACTGCCTCGATTTTCGAACGATGGAGTGGCGTTATGTTCAAACTTTTGGTGCACCACCATCATATCGTGATTTTCATTCAGCTGCCGCTATATATGGTCGTATGTATATATTTGGTGGGCGTGGTGATAAGCATAGTCCCTATCATAGTCAGGAGGAGATGTATTGCCCAGAAATTGTATTCTTAgatatgaaaacaaaaatgtGGCACCGCCCATCTACAACCGGTAAAGTGCCAGTGGGTAGGCGTAGTCATTCAATGT TTATCTATAATGGTCTAATTCATATATTTGGTGGTTATAATGGTCTACTGGAACAGCATTTCAATGATTTTTACACATTTGATCCGAAAACTAATTGTTGGAGTCTTATTAAACCACTTGGACGGCCACCAACTGCACGACGGCGCCAAGTTTGTATAGTAAAAGATACACACATGTTTCTCTTCGGCGGTACCAG tCCTCATCCATTGGATAATGCCAATTTGATTGACCACAATGATACAAATCTACTTGACTTTGAGCCCAGTTTGCGAACATTGGCTATATTAGCGGTTATTGACTATCGTTTGGATACAACATGGCTGCCAAAGAAACTCAA AGAGGAAATACGCTTGCTGACACAACCAAATTCATTAACACGACCACTTAATCATGCTGGTTAA
- the LOC137241215 gene encoding transforming growth factor beta regulator 1 isoform X1 produces the protein MSKPQAMLHYQNSQYTRVMSLKYKSKYKRLKRQIKHFVFENAALCDEVAQVQEDLATAREERRYLIKRLMRHEGVESLEQQQMEQDVNTMQTKTTTKISNPFPKKRGPKKRNLGTTTGLERHDRRCKPHDKVTLDASGKPLYPINLCNILIHSPGEIIPINPNFHTTHWIYPVGYVTTRIYAHPKDPKRKCVYTCKILNNAGMPQFQIIPDNDLDSVFFGESANVCHKALLETLQRALIDVVQLPLQVQGEKFFGLANPTVKSLLQMDPGYGQCANFKGFLEETDTNGSENLSLLEDKDPTMSFDALQTLIAVSTYHNVPEVKDEPPDELLDFQ, from the exons ATGTCGAAGCCCCAAGCTATGCTACACTATCAAAATAGTCAATATACGCGTGTAATGAGTCTCAAATACAAATCTAAATATAAACGTTTGAAGCGCCAAATAAAGCACTTTGTTTTT GAAAATGCTGCACTGTGTGATGAAGTTGCGCAGGTGCAAGAAGATTTGGCAACAGCGCGTGAAGAGCGACGTTATTTAATCAAACGTTTAATGCGTCATGAGGGTGTCGAAAGTCTTGAACAACAACAAATGGAGCAGGATGTGAATACGATGCAAACTAAGACCACAACCAAAATTAGTAATCCATTTCCGAAAAAACGTGGACCAAAGAAACGAAATTTAGGAACTACAACGGGGCTAGAGAGACACGATAGGCGTTGTAAGCCACATGACAAAGTAACTTTGGATGCTAGCGGCAAACCATTATATCCCATAAATTTATGTAATATACTTATACATTCACCTGGTGAGATTATACCGATTAATCCCAATTTTCATACAACACACTGGATTTATCCGGTAGGCTATGTTACAACGCGCATATACGCGCATCCTAAAGATCCAAAACGCAAATGCGTCTATACATGTAAAATACTTAATAATGCTGGCATGCCTCAATTTCAAATAATACCCGATAATGATTTGGATAGTGTTTTCTTTGGCGAATCTGCGAATGTGTGTCACAAAGCGTTGTTGGAGACTTTACAACGCGCACTGATCGATGTAGTGCAATTACCATTGCAAGTGCAAGGTGAGAAGTTCTTTGGCTTAGCTAATCCCACAGTGAAATCGCTGTTACAAATGGATCCTGGTTATGGGCAGTGTGCGAACTTCAAAGGGTTTCTAGAAGAAACTGATACCAATGGTAGTGAGAATTTGTCATTGCTTGAAGATAAAGATCCAACAATGAGTTTTGATGCATTACAAACACTAATCGCCGTATCCACCTATCACAATGTACCCGAAGTGAAAGATGAACCACCAGATGAACTTTTGGATTTTCAGTAA
- the tank gene encoding etoposide-induced protein 2.4 homolog isoform X3: MAREELKDLLVREQEERFPNERSLNSILKKQSNEPKPEKKIAKQVVQCCLLNGGFAWLSIIIFEQGITPFVKLCANIILSNNSLAMKTIWTWVQIAISILFFMMWMLPIFLLSKICSSIWFTDIANSAYRVRKGKPQMIPNASKFVADLIFSFIIQIFFLGQSMLMNLLPIPFLGNALYYLHLCLLYTLYSFEYKWINMGWELHRRLSYIENNWPYFLGFGLPLTILTNMTDSIIVSSCIFSIFFPLFLLSSNEAIPIVDTTNVPMRLFTPVIFVSNLLFTRGRPPKIKAAKLAQQKQQLLLQQERQLQEHILIQQRIEEEYLGRSQSRQSERGESTDGSSQQSQQQRPQSARVRQSPSPQAGPFRYQQPPSQPRVSSITRTAPPHVFAEQSHFMSSVPSMASTASASSSAHIAQTVHRR, from the exons ATGGCGCGTGAGGAGTTAAAAGACTTACTAGTGCGTGAACAAGAAGAAAGATTTCCCAATGAACGCAGTTTAAATAGTATATTAAAAAAGCAATCCAATGAACCAAAACC ggagaaaaaaattgccaaacaaGTTGTACAATGTTGTCTACTAAATGGCGGGTTCGCATGGTTAAGTATAATCATTTTCGAGCAAGGAATAACACCTTTCGTCAAATTATGCGCAAATATAATACTAAGTAATAATTCTTTAGCCATGAAAACAATATGGACATGGGTGCAAATAGCAATATCAATCTTATTCTTTATGATGTGGATGCTGCCCATATTTTTGTTGAGTAAAATTTGCAGTTCAATATGGTTTACTGATATAGCAAATTCGGCCTATCGTGTACGCAAAGGCAAACCACAAATGATACCAAACGCTAGCAAATTTGTTGCAGATTTAATATTCAGTTttataatacaaatattttttctcgGACAAAGTATGCTGATGAATTTATTGCCTATACCTTTTTTGGGTAACGCGTTATACTATCTGCATTTATGTCTACTCTACACGCTGTACTCGTTCGAATATAAATGGATTAATATGGGTTGGGAGTTACATCGTCGTCTTAGTTACATCGAAAATAATTGGCCATATTTTTTGGGATTTGGCTTACCGCTGACTATACTTACGAATATGACAGACTCGATTATAGTCAGCTCATgcatattttcaatatttttcccACTTTTTTTGTTGAGCAGCAACGAAGCTATACCGATAGTTGATACAAC CAATGTTCCCATGCGCTTATTTACGCCCGTCATATTTGTTTCAAATTTACTGTTCACGCGTGGCCGTCCACCGAAGATAAAAGCCGCGAAATtagcacaacaaaaacaacaattgttATTACAGCAGGAACGTCAACTTCAAGAGCATATATTGATACAGCAACGTATTGAAGAAGAATATCTCGGACGTAGTCAAAGTCGTCAGTCAGAGCGTGGAGAAAGTACTGATGGATCCTCACAGCAATCACAACAACAACGTCCACAATCCGCACGTGTCAGGCAGTCACCGTCACCGCAAGCTGGACCATTTCGCTACCAACAACCGCCATCGCAACCGCGCGTTTCATCGATAACGCGGACAGCGCCGCCGCATGTTTTCGCCGAACAAAGTCATTTTATGAGTAGTGTACCATCGATGGCTTCTACAGCGTCTGCGAGCTCATCAGCACATATAGCACAAACTGTGCATCGTAGGTAG
- the Tbcc gene encoding tubulin-specific chaperone C, translating to MSAELSSSNILSGADNADIKKETILERLNKRNKERQNCLDVKLEQRNKENVQLEGADYFAFTFAERVRAIEEQLQRITEGADAAATKLSAPIANTNNPDLTCLFADITLQIQELQRYLTNSTMFLTDFKIKACQNALNELNGNCEELRLRLIPKKKFGFSGKKVAPKVIVNPRVVGLAADKVDMPEKTAKAISSSTAFEWTLANRENEYICLEGDALNGKDITISNLRDCFVELRGHAGSVQISHAIDCTFLCGPIARSLFAENCERITLALACQQLRLHSSNICRIYLHVTCRAIIEDCTNIEISEYNYKYDDMDADFQQAGLDKTQNNYKDIADFNWLSPDVPSPNWRLVKDAPAPAWNELRKQRQIKATSL from the coding sequence ATGAGTGCTGAGCTAAGCAGCAGTAATATTCTAAGCGGTGCTGAtaatgctgatataaaaaaggAGACCATATTGGAACGTTTAAATAAACGCAACAAAGAACGTCAAAATTGTCTAGATGTTAAACTAGAGCAACGTAATAAAGAGAATGTACAATTGGAAGGCGCTGATTATTTTGCATTTACATTCGCTGAGCGGGTGCGTGCAATAGAGGAACAGTTGCAGAGAATAACTGAAGGTGCAGATGCTGCTGCTACAAAACTATCAGCTCCTATCGCCAACACTAACAACCCTGATTTGACATGCCTCTTCGCTGATATCACATTGCAAATACAAGAACTACAACGTTATCTAACCAACTCTACTATGTTTTTaacagattttaaaattaaagcttGTCAAAATGCGCTCAATGAATTGAATGGCAACTGTGAAGAGTTGCGTTTACgtttaataccaaaaaaaaagtttggcTTTAGCGGCAAAAAGGTGGCACCCAAAGTCATCGTCAATCCGCGCGTAGTCGGCCTGGCAGCCGATAAAGTCGATATGCCGGAGAAGACGGCAAAAGCCATTAGCAGCAGCACTGCATTCGAATGGACTTTAGCGAATAGAGAGAATGAATATATATGTTTGGAGGGAGATGCGCTCAATGGTAAAGATATTACAATTTCTAATTTACGTGATTGCTTTGTAGAGCTGCGGGGACATGCTGGTTCGGTACAAATTTCCCATGCCATCGATTGCACATTCCTTTGTGGGCCTATTGCACGTTCCCTATTCGCTGAAAATTGTGAGCGTATAACATTAGCTTTAGCATGTCAACAGCTACGTTTACATTCTTCGAATATCTGTCGCATATATTTGCATGTTACTTGTCGTGCTATTATTGAAGATTGCACAAATATtgaaatttcagaatataattataaatatgaTGATATGGATGCTGATTTTCAACAAGCAGGTTTAGATAAAACACAAAATAATTACAAAGATATTGCCGATTTTAATTGGTTATCGCCAGATGTACCATCACCCAATTGGAGGTTGGTGAAAGATGCGCCTGCACCAGCTTGGAATGAGTTGCGTAAACAAAGACAAATAAAAGCTACATCCTTATAG
- the LOC137241215 gene encoding transforming growth factor beta regulator 1 isoform X2 has product MSKPQAMLHYQNSQYTRVMSLKYKSKYKRLKRQIKHFVFENAALCDEVAQVQEDLATAREERRYLIKRLMRHEGVESLEQQQMEQDVNTMQTKTTTKISNPFPKKRGPKKRNLGTTTGLERHDRRCKPHDKVTLDASGKPLYPINLCYVTTRIYAHPKDPKRKCVYTCKILNNAGMPQFQIIPDNDLDSVFFGESANVCHKALLETLQRALIDVVQLPLQVQGEKFFGLANPTVKSLLQMDPGYGQCANFKGFLEETDTNGSENLSLLEDKDPTMSFDALQTLIAVSTYHNVPEVKDEPPDELLDFQ; this is encoded by the exons ATGTCGAAGCCCCAAGCTATGCTACACTATCAAAATAGTCAATATACGCGTGTAATGAGTCTCAAATACAAATCTAAATATAAACGTTTGAAGCGCCAAATAAAGCACTTTGTTTTT GAAAATGCTGCACTGTGTGATGAAGTTGCGCAGGTGCAAGAAGATTTGGCAACAGCGCGTGAAGAGCGACGTTATTTAATCAAACGTTTAATGCGTCATGAGGGTGTCGAAAGTCTTGAACAACAACAAATGGAGCAGGATGTGAATACGATGCAAACTAAGACCACAACCAAAATTAGTAATCCATTTCCGAAAAAACGTGGACCAAAGAAACGAAATTTAGGAACTACAACGGGGCTAGAGAGACACGATAGGCGTTGTAAGCCACATGACAAAGTAACTTTGGATGCTAGCGGCAAACCATTATATCCCATAAATTTAT GCTATGTTACAACGCGCATATACGCGCATCCTAAAGATCCAAAACGCAAATGCGTCTATACATGTAAAATACTTAATAATGCTGGCATGCCTCAATTTCAAATAATACCCGATAATGATTTGGATAGTGTTTTCTTTGGCGAATCTGCGAATGTGTGTCACAAAGCGTTGTTGGAGACTTTACAACGCGCACTGATCGATGTAGTGCAATTACCATTGCAAGTGCAAGGTGAGAAGTTCTTTGGCTTAGCTAATCCCACAGTGAAATCGCTGTTACAAATGGATCCTGGTTATGGGCAGTGTGCGAACTTCAAAGGGTTTCTAGAAGAAACTGATACCAATGGTAGTGAGAATTTGTCATTGCTTGAAGATAAAGATCCAACAATGAGTTTTGATGCATTACAAACACTAATCGCCGTATCCACCTATCACAATGTACCCGAAGTGAAAGATGAACCACCAGATGAACTTTTGGATTTTCAGTAA
- the tank gene encoding etoposide-induced protein 2.4 homolog isoform X1 has product MAPVSLNLPFHIKIRNIALGIVYGLLDSIKGVSLLLYIDAEIHKINAEEEAEKQRRLKERERRNQRSHSPTPSSAAAMAREELKDLLVREQEERFPNERSLNSILKKQSNEPKPEKKIAKQVVQCCLLNGGFAWLSIIIFEQGITPFVKLCANIILSNNSLAMKTIWTWVQIAISILFFMMWMLPIFLLSKICSSIWFTDIANSAYRVRKGKPQMIPNASKFVADLIFSFIIQIFFLGQSMLMNLLPIPFLGNALYYLHLCLLYTLYSFEYKWINMGWELHRRLSYIENNWPYFLGFGLPLTILTNMTDSIIVSSCIFSIFFPLFLLSSNEAIPIVDTTNVPMRLFTPVIFVSNLLFTRGRPPKIKAAKLAQQKQQLLLQQERQLQEHILIQQRIEEEYLGRSQSRQSERGESTDGSSQQSQQQRPQSARVRQSPSPQAGPFRYQQPPSQPRVSSITRTAPPHVFAEQSHFMSSVPSMASTASASSSAHIAQTVHRR; this is encoded by the exons atggcgccggtGTCACTGAATCTTCCGTTCCATATAAAAATACGT AATATTGCGCTGGGTATAGTATATGGTTTACTTGATAGCATAAAAGGAGTTTCACTATTACTCTATATTGATGCGGAAATACACAAAATAAATGCCGAGGAAGAAGCAGAAAAACAGCGCCGTCTAAAAGAAAGAGAAAGGCGCAATCAAAGAAGTCACTCACCAACGCCATCCTCAGCAGCGGCGATGGCGCGTGAGGAGTTAAAAGACTTACTAGTGCGTGAACAAGAAGAAAGATTTCCCAATGAACGCAGTTTAAATAGTATATTAAAAAAGCAATCCAATGAACCAAAACC ggagaaaaaaattgccaaacaaGTTGTACAATGTTGTCTACTAAATGGCGGGTTCGCATGGTTAAGTATAATCATTTTCGAGCAAGGAATAACACCTTTCGTCAAATTATGCGCAAATATAATACTAAGTAATAATTCTTTAGCCATGAAAACAATATGGACATGGGTGCAAATAGCAATATCAATCTTATTCTTTATGATGTGGATGCTGCCCATATTTTTGTTGAGTAAAATTTGCAGTTCAATATGGTTTACTGATATAGCAAATTCGGCCTATCGTGTACGCAAAGGCAAACCACAAATGATACCAAACGCTAGCAAATTTGTTGCAGATTTAATATTCAGTTttataatacaaatattttttctcgGACAAAGTATGCTGATGAATTTATTGCCTATACCTTTTTTGGGTAACGCGTTATACTATCTGCATTTATGTCTACTCTACACGCTGTACTCGTTCGAATATAAATGGATTAATATGGGTTGGGAGTTACATCGTCGTCTTAGTTACATCGAAAATAATTGGCCATATTTTTTGGGATTTGGCTTACCGCTGACTATACTTACGAATATGACAGACTCGATTATAGTCAGCTCATgcatattttcaatatttttcccACTTTTTTTGTTGAGCAGCAACGAAGCTATACCGATAGTTGATACAAC CAATGTTCCCATGCGCTTATTTACGCCCGTCATATTTGTTTCAAATTTACTGTTCACGCGTGGCCGTCCACCGAAGATAAAAGCCGCGAAATtagcacaacaaaaacaacaattgttATTACAGCAGGAACGTCAACTTCAAGAGCATATATTGATACAGCAACGTATTGAAGAAGAATATCTCGGACGTAGTCAAAGTCGTCAGTCAGAGCGTGGAGAAAGTACTGATGGATCCTCACAGCAATCACAACAACAACGTCCACAATCCGCACGTGTCAGGCAGTCACCGTCACCGCAAGCTGGACCATTTCGCTACCAACAACCGCCATCGCAACCGCGCGTTTCATCGATAACGCGGACAGCGCCGCCGCATGTTTTCGCCGAACAAAGTCATTTTATGAGTAGTGTACCATCGATGGCTTCTACAGCGTCTGCGAGCTCATCAGCACATATAGCACAAACTGTGCATCGTAGGTAG
- the LOC137241220 gene encoding uncharacterized protein translates to MIPKTPKPAFWKFIKSSAKILFVVESACFAASYAVYYRMNTNREFRHYIHENFPFALNYFYKVGEFLGDSKQREIDSAIWAAEQKKQE, encoded by the exons ATGATACCAAAAACACCAAAACCAGCTTTCTGGAAATTCATAAAAAGCAGTGCAAAAATATTATTTGTTGTGGAATCAGCTTGCTTTGCGGCCTCCTATGCTGTGTATTACCGCATGAATACAAATCGTG aATTCCGGCACTACATACACGAAAATTTCCCATTTGCATTGAACTACTTCTATAAAGTGGGCGAATTCTTGGGCGACAGCAAGCAACGTGAAATAGATTCTGCCATTTGGGCTGCAGAACAAAAAAAGCAAGAATAA